The genomic window GtactgaactccttgagaaaggaaaaacaataaccTGTTCTCAGGGATCTGGCTAGGGTGACGTTTATAGAGCTCCCTCATCAAAAGAGGAGTGGTTGCTAAGAGACTGCAGCAAAGGGAGAATGTGAAGTGTTATTGGGGAGGGTAAAGAAGGTTTAAGGAGTTTTCCTACAATCTGATTACAAGGGTGTatataaattcttcaacttgatgGGCATGATCACGAATGTGGTTACCAAAGAACTTCTAGTGATTAGCTAAAAGCATCAGCCACTGATGCTTGggactatattataaagcaagctgctacaaagagatcaaagagaggGAAATGGTCTTAGATTTACCAACCAAAAGTAGTAGCACTTTTTATAGGGGCAGAAATAACTGGAAACTAATGGAATACACATCAATTGGagagctaaacaaattatggtatgtaatGGGAATATTATTACGCTTTAAGAAGCAATGAAGAGAATGTGTTTAGGGAAAACTAGATATGAACTCATgctgactgaagtgagcagaacagaaacaattttaaaaatcaaatataattctTTGGTGCCAATGATGAAGAATACCACCATCCCCatgacagagaagtgatggaccAACTATATAGATAGAATGAGATACACTTTTTCAAATATGGCCAATACCCAGCTTTGTTttacttgggggaggggagaaaaaaaggaagccaGTTGAACTTCAGAAATGAACTAAGTCAAGAGGAGTAAGAGGAGGTTCTGAACTAGTTTTAGGAATTTTCTTCCATCTAGGGTAGAAATAATCATTCTGTTGAGACCCCCAAATTGGAGGTGCAAGTTGGTAACCCAGAGAGGTGCTACAGAATAGGATATAAGAAACGGTGTGGGATAGAGGAAAaaatgctggagtcaggagttggAAAAACCCCATTTCTATATACTTTCtaatggacaaatcatttaacttctttaaacTTCCATTTCCtggtctttaaaatgagggatttggatttgatgacctctgagattccttgTAACTctgattctttgttttcttcctggACTAATAttctaaggtcacaaagagtctatCTCTGGTACAGAAAAGGAAGgccagtgttttgttttgttttttttaaagaggaaagggaggagccAAGTTTCAGTTCATGTCAAAAGAAAAGGAGTTGAAAGGAAGCTTGTTAATAGAATGGAGGTTCCATGGGGTATAAGAAAGGAACAGGATGTGTTGAACTAAAACATAAAAGCAGTAGGTCTGAGGAGAATTGGGAATGAGAAAATGGGAAGTGGTGACAGGGAAGAATAGTTTTCAACTTGGACATTACCTAGAGATttagcagctaggtggaacaatgaaTAGAGAATTGGGCCCAAAAGTCAGACTCCTCCTCTtgtattcaaatctggtctcagacttttACTATCTGGgtgatcatggacaaatcacttctctgtttgcctcagtttcctcatctgtaaaatgagctagagaaggaaatgccaagccATTTctatatctctgccaagaaatgcCCATATGGGGTCATTAAATTGCATTGTCTCAACAGGAACAAAATAGATTTAGCATCATTTAGGATTAGGTGAAGAATTATTAGCCATAGGTTAAGgataaaatatcatttgactGGGACTCAAGAATGTTCCAGACAATATGAAAGAAGAAGAATGATTGAGACTATCATGATTATTCCCAGTGGATGAGGTCCTGAATGACTGAATCTTATCATGGCTGGGTGTAAATCCAGTAATCATTTAACAAGTATTAAGTACTTTGAACAAGTACTAAGAATTTACTCTAAGCTAAGTATAGTACTaagcaatgaaaacaaaaacagtccctaccATCAAGGCACAGGGTGACCAGTTCAAAGACATGGAAACAGAGATGGAGTGTTTGGTTAGAGGAATGTGCCATTGTGGGAGGTGGGGGTATAAATTTTAAGATACAGAAAggtatagctgtgtgaccttggacaagtcacttgactccattgccttaaaaaaaattaaaaaaaagaaaccaaacttAGTGGTTAATAGCttggtgtttttttaatttaaatttaatttttattttcagttctacatttctccctccttcaccctgtccttcccattgagaaagcaagaaatagcatacctatacatgtatatatatatatatatatatatatatacctatacatacatatatatgtatatatatatatatatatatatatatatatatatatgaaatgcaaaacatttctgcATTCTGgttgaaaaaaaaccccaagaaaaataaagaaaaaatattcttcaatctgcactgagtccatcagttctctctctggaggatagcattttatattaaataaacttTGGAGCTATGATTGATCATAGTACTGATAAGTATTACTAAGTCTTTGTGGATAGCTTTAAATAATAAACAGAGGacattatatttgatcctgaaaataATAGGCAGcccctggaatttattgagtagggtaATGATATGTTCAGAACAACAAGGGGAATGTATtgaattggaaagaaatttgagGCAAGGCAGCCTTTATTATTCTAGTGGTCTAGGGCAGCCAGATggtagaatcaggaggatctgagttcaaatccagattcagacactagctatgtgatcctgggcaagttgcttaaccctcatttgcctcaatttctcatctgtaaaatggagatacactggggaaggaaatggcaaaccactccagttctttgccaagaaatgtattgaacatgactgaacaactacaaCAGTGGTCTAGGCAAGAGATCATTGGGAAGGTGGTGGGGAGAGGTTGTACTCTGATAATAGGTGAGTGGAAAAAAGGCAACTTATATGAGAAATGTTCTGGAAGCAGAAATAACTAcatttggcaacagattagattTGTGAGATGATTGTGAGGATATACCCCTGCAAGGAGAACTATAATATCTTTGATTGTAATTGGAAAGTTTGGCAGGTCTGGGGCgaaaaataatgaatgttgaatTTTGAGATGTCCATAAGGCAGTACTAGAGTTTAAGAGTGAGATTAGGACAGGATATGTGGATCTGGAAATCATCTGCCTAAAGATGATGACCGGACACATGGGAGTTTGAAAAGAGCACCTGGGTTTTGGATGCACCAGTCCTTGACAAGAGTAGGCTGGTGGCCTCAGGTTCCCCGTCCTGGAGTGAATCCTTGAAGTGAGGGCCTGATCTCTGAGACTCAGGTTACTGGAGGTGAGAGACAGAGTAAGTTGGGTGAGGAATGTTGTCAGGTTTCTTCAGAGGTAGTCATTGTCAGGGTGTAGCATTAAACAAACACTAGGGTCCATATTTAGCTTGGCTATCTCATTAACTTCACATGTACATTCATGTACTATATTATAATTTCTTCCTCTCTGACTGTCCTTGTATCCAACTATCACATCATTGAGTAGATATGTTAGCTTtataaattcttgtttatttttttttactaaaatcaTCACTTTAAGTATTTTGACACATtactctaaaactataatatcAAAGTAACACATTTGCAAAAGTGTTTTCAgttgctactgtttcttttgtgtaCCCCTCTTACATtattttgttataaatgaatAGCTAGCTGCATATAGACTATCCAGTCACATGAATTTTCCAACTCTGTAACCATAATTTACCATTCTTTAGCATGAAATCagtttttaaatgtatgaaatttTGTGAACAACCACatttacaaatttaattttaCATTGGGCCATATTTGTGTGCTGATATTTTAAAGTAGCAGTTGGTTTTACTAGTTTAAAAAGTCCCTCCTAGAGATGCCCTGCGAACACCGCAGTACATTACCTCAAGGTAAATACGCTCAGGCTCTCATAGAGAAGTCTCTAAGCTGCCTGAGCCGGACAcaaatacaattcatttgcaTTGACTTTCTATTGTAGAGCTTTGCAACAAAGGGAAGGATCCAAACATAGCTCAATTTCGTCCAATCAGAGCGGCTAACTAAGGGAAAATTCTGATTCgtcctttcttctttccaagCGTCCAATCACCACGCTACTTTAACAGCCAATCAATGGCCTGTATTTTCACCAATCAGGAAGCAGGGCCGTAGCACGGCCTTTGTGTCGGGGGATGTCAGCGCGTCGCCGAGCGCGCTGGCCAATGGAGGGAGTCGTTGCTGTATGCAAATAAGATGCCTATGACGCAGAGACGCAGCGTGAGGCGTGCGTATAAAAACCAAGGTGCCGAGGGGAGGTGTCGAGCGCAGAGCGGTTTGGTCGTTGAGCGGAGCGGGAGTGTTCCCGGGCCTGAGTTACTCGGAGCGAGGCGGAGCCAACGGTATCGCCGGGCGGACGGAAGCGGCGGCATCGGCGGGCACCGCAGCGGAGGAGACGTCGACTGTTGGATCGGTGGGTGAGCGCCGCTTAGCGGGTTTGGCTGCTGGCCCTCCGGCTGCCGCGCTTGGCGGCGGCCCGGGCGGATCGGGCCCGCGGCTCCCACCTCGGAGCTTTTTCCGGCGGCGTCACGCTTGGATCTCGTCCCGGAGGCCCCGGGATGGAGCTGTCGCGGGCGGCGAGGAGGGGAAGTGGCTCCTCCCCGCCCGCCCGCCGGGGGAGGCCGCCTCTGCTGGCAGCCTGAGTcatgggaggaggggggaggcgGCGAGGCCCGGCCATCTGCTGCCATCCGCAGAGGCGCCGGCCCGGCCCTTCCCGGGGAGGGGGTCCCAAAGCGGAGACTCGGTTTCCCGCAGGTAAGACGAGATGGCGCGTACCAAGCAGACCGCTCGCAAGTCCACCGGGGGCAAGGCTCCACGCAAACAGCTGGCGACGAAGGCTGCCAGGAAAAGCGCCCCCTCTACCGGCGGGGTCAAGAAGCCGCACCGTTACCGGTACGCCTTGTTTGTGTGTCCGCGCCGCGGGGCGGGTGCCGCCTCGCCCGCGCAGTGCTGAGCCCGGCCTTGTCGGCCTTTTCCCCCTTCAGGCCCGGGACCGTGGCCCTTCGCGAGATCCGCCGTTACCAGAAGTCCACGGAGCTTTTGATCCGGAAGCTTCCCTTCCAGCGGTTGGTGAGGGAGATTGCCCAGGACTTCAAAACAGACTTGAGGTTCCAGAGTGCAGCTATTGGTGCCCTTCAGGTAAACCGCAGACCCGGCTTCGGCCCGGAGGGGGTGTGGGTGGGCAGGGTCCTGGCGCTCGATTGGAGCGAATCTAACAGcgtgtttgcctttttttttttccaacaggaGGCTAGTGAAGCGTATTTGGTGGGCCTCTTCGAAGATACTAACCTGTGTGCCATCCATGCCAAGAGAGTTACTATCATGCCCAAAGATATCCAATTGGCTCGCAGGATACGGGGAGAAAGAGCTTAAGTGAAGGCAGTTTTATGGTGTTTTGTAGTAAATTCTGTAAAATACTTTGGTTTTAATTTGTGACCTTTTTTGTAAGAAATTGTTTATAATATGTTGCATTTGTACTTACGTCATTCCATCTTTCACTCAGGATGAATGCGAAAAGTGACTGTTCACAGACCTCAGTGATGTGAGTGAGCATTGTTGCTCTGGAGTGACAAGTTGCTAATATGCAGAAGGGATGGGTGATATTTCTTGCTTCTCATGATGCATGTTTCTGTATGTTAATGACTTGTTGGGTAGCTAAAATCGTAAGGTACTAGAATTGATATAAATGTGTACAGGGTCCTTTTGCAATAAAACTGGTTATGACTTGATCCAAGTGTTTAACAATTGGGGCTGTTAAGTCTGACCATACATCACTGTGATAGAATGTGGGCTTTTCAGAGGGTGATAATATACAAGTCTTAACCACAGTGTAACTTAcagtttcctaaaaaaaaaaagaaaaaaaaaccataaaccTGGCAGCTATAGAATACACTATGTGCATTTATAATAGCTATTTTATATATTGTAGTGTCAacgtttttaaattaaatgttttacatTCACCTGTGGGGAGTCTTGTCATTGAGATGTAATTAAAAGTCCAGTTGGCTTTCTCCTAGCTAAACTTCACTTGTTCTCCTACATCAGAGTAGTTCAGTTCTACTCGGCATTGTACTTTGCATAAGTCCTCATTCTACCACATGTTAAGCAACCTTCTAGCTGATAGTGCAAACGATAACCTAGGATTTTATTTATAAGGGCTCTTTTTAAACTACAAACTTTTCCACCAGCATCCTCTCCCTGATACTTGCAGATTATCTAGGTCAGTTCTTAATAGTGATTTATGGTTGGTCTtaatagatttgtttttttccttttaatcaaaAGGAAAGCTGAATCAGTTAAGTTACTagattgaaagcaaaagggaCAGAGGAGAAAGCAAAAGGGATAGAGGAGACAAACGTTATCTGCCAGGTGAAGTATGTATTATAACCCTTAGAGTAACTTGCCTGGGGATGGGGAGGGCAATacattttcaaacttttcatGGAACTATTGGGATGGTTGTGGGGTTAGGGTCCATCTGGTATAaccatccaggaaaaaaaatcacttagagGAACTTCAAAGTGGTTTTAAACTTTATCCTTCTATTGAAGTTTTTAGGTCGATTATGTATGTTGactaaaataatttacaaataaacTTGTTTATCCCAACTTGTGTCAAAAACCTAAATTTGATGTTCTATAAACCTTAATTCTGGCCCAATGGGGTTATTGGAGGAAAGGTCTCCTTTCTGGGTTAAGTAACATCTCTGACAGGGAGgagagaccttgggcaagtcatctgatTGGGTGTTCCAGTCAGTTTTCAAGAGTAGTTACCCACCTTTTATTGGTAAAGGAAATTTTCCTTAGCAGAATTTCCTATAGCAATCAAATTTTATTCCCCAAATCCTACATTtgatttaatcttcatttttacagttaCCATTTAGATCAGGTTAAATGGGTTTTATTTAAAGGGTTTAGGGAATGTAGGTAAACTGAATTTTGGTTTTGTAGGTAGACAAAATTGGAAATTTTTTAGTAATTTGTGTTGCAGAAGTTGGCAGGTAAGGAATATATGAAGAGATATCTTACCAAGTTGAGCTTTTCTGTTTTTAAGTGCCAAAGCCGGATGGTAATTTTCTGCATGTGCTTGATATTTTCCCTGTGTTATGCTTGAGGCTAGCTACCCAtagaagaattaaatatttttgaacctaTTCCAAAATTAACACAGTAGCTGTTAAATTACTGCTTGATTTCTTGGTCAGTTTAGACTATTTATGGCAAATCCATCAAATTCCAGAATATTGGGGGTGGAGAGATGACAAAATTTGCAATAAGGTTCATACAAAGTTTATTCCCTTGATCATAATTCGAAGAATTTTGAAATCTCTTAACAAAAGTTTAGTCCAGGGACATTGGGATGACTTTGAAGTGGAAAGACTGGTAATAAGTTGATCAGTAGGTGCCTGACGCCAGTTAAGAGTAGAAGGAATAGTGGCTAGGGCTGTGACTCTTAATTAGACCCTAACTAATTTAATCTTTGGGTAGATTTCCCTCTCCAGATTGTCATAAGATTTTTATGGCTGTGAAGTCAAAAGCTTTGCTTTTCAATAATTACACTCAAGATGAGTTTGAGTTAAATGCATTATTTTTCATCTATCCctgaataaacaaattaatataCCATAAAAGGTAATTGGTAACAATAATGCCTAAGAGTGCAGAgaagctgtgtgattctggagaGAGCTTTGGTTTTCCCAGTTCTTTCTCCAAGATACTCATAAGCCTATTCTTATCGGACATTGGGGACATTGGGATTAGGTTCAACTTCCATACCCATACCCGAGTCACTCCCAGCTTAAACTATGAATTATGTAATCTGATTCTATGCTTTATTGATGAATGACTGGCATTAATTTGGGTAAGGTGAGCAATAGAATGCAAAAATACTGCTTTACAATTTTGATTGTAACAatcctggaaagtaggtgctattatcttcattttataattgagaaaactgggacaaatgggttcagtgatttgcccaggatgtCAGTTTGTAAGTATCTTAAATCTGGTTTTGAATGCAAGTCCTATTAGCTAAGCCCAGCATTTTATCTCCTATGCGGGTTTAGCTGCCTGAAGGATAATGAAAAAACCTATTGGAAAATCAGATATGTAGGGACGAAATCATTTTAAGAAGCCATTCTGAGTTGAGACAAAAACGTTTTAagtattttgaagaaaattactTTTATCAAGTAAAGACCACAAAAGCGAGCCCAGTGGAAGGGGGAAGTGAGATTCGGTTAATGCTATGTCAGGATAAAGGTTTCATTAAGAAGACAttaaaggggaggctaggtggcatagtggataaagcacctgccctggagttaggagtacctgggctcaaatccagtcttcaggcacttaataattacctagctgtgtggccttaggcaagccacttaaccccatttgccttgcaaaaaccttaaaaaaaaataagctttttttagaattgcatattttcaaatttaccCCTCTCCTCAGTCTTTAATTAGGAAACAACACGCTCAGAGAAAGAGAATCTCTTGAAGGAAAGGCTCCCAGACCCACGCTTGAGGAGCTGAACAGTAAAGTGAATTAAAGTATCTAGGCACTCAGGCACGAGCCATTTCACTAGATCTATGTTATCCATGGAACAGTTGGATCTTATAGAATTCTGAGATTTAGCCAAGTCCATGGAAAACAGATACACATGCTCCAGCTGCTGGACTTGCCAGAAGATTTGTAGGTTGTAGCGttttaattgctatttatatCACATTTTTCCCATGGAACCCGTTAAAACATTCAGAACACAGTTTGGTGAATGCCAAACCAAATAGTCTCACCAAATGGATTTTTGAGATTTATCTAAAATCCCAATTTTGAAACAAGAATTCCTCCATTCCACTATTTTCCATTAGCTATTGAACAGGACACATTGGTCCCACTGTTCTATGAAGCCTACCACACTCACCTTTGGTCAGTACTGCAGGGCATTCTAGTATTCCCCAATCTGCTCCCCTGAAGCTTATATCTACAGTGCAAGCTAGTAGCCTTTATCCTAGGCTACTATTGGAGTCAGGAGCTTCCAGTGGTCTGTAAGATGACCAGATCCTACTGCCACACAGAACTTGAGCCTTTAGCAACTGGTGTTCCTACAGAGCTGCTGGCCCCTACTATCCTTCACAGAAACCCCTTGAAGTTTGGGGATGAACTGGGCAGAACAGCTAGCTGACCAATAGTGGCTAATTGCCAAGATCTCTTAAGAATTcatcaaaataaagaataagCACCTCTGggtaaatagaaggaaaaaaaattcacaactgCCCCAGGGTGGACCATCTCAGGTCTTGAAGTGGAATGCTTTCCTTCTGAAAGGTGTTAACAGAATGAGACAGTTAACTCAGGAAGCAGTAACCTTTCTCTTGCAGTGCAGGTGAAATTTATTCCAAATGTCTGCTTCATGCCTACATTGTCTCTTCTGGCAGTGTCCTTTGGTGCAGGTGGCAGAGCCAATGAATACAATTGTAGTTAGTCTGTGTTAGGAAGGTGATTATAGCCCATAGTTGGCATATCAAGTTCCATGATGAGTCGAGGCTATCTCAAAGAGGTACCTGTAATCAGGTACCATTCCCAGTAACATGGCCCAAAGTGGTACTTTCTAGGGTAAATCCTCCATCCTGGTTTTTCCTGATCCCAAATCCTAAGGTCAACCACAAAAGGATGAAATAAAGGTTGGAAAATTGcaaaaagaatgggaaaggggGGAGAGGAAGCTAgaggaacaaatggaaaaagtctGAAGGGTAAAACTGGAAGTGGATTGGGAGTTTGGGAAGAGAAGTAGggataaagaagataaaatttagaGGGTTCTCTTTTACCTGGGGTAGGCAATGTTTCtgaaagtcaaatgagataacttgGTTCAGAATCTCCTTGCTTCCGCACTGTATACTAGAGACCGGTACTTGGAAAATGCTTGGACAATGGCAGTCAGGAACCACTTTTACCTGAACCACATTGTTTTAGCCTAAGGACTTCAGGAAACAAACCTGGAAGAGGGGACAAAGGAAACCCAAGAATCTAGGGTCTCTAGAGGACCAGGAaacttctggttctgcttctgCTCAACCTGTGCTGCAGTTGGATTCAAGGCCCTAGGGAGGCCCCAGCTCCAGAAATGTAATTCGCTCACCCATGGTGTATTGAATGATGCATTCAAATATCTCCAGTTCTGTTTCACTCCACTAAGAGTCCAATGATACCCCTACCTTCCTCTGCCAGCACTGCTCTTTGACTTCAGTGGCTTGGTGTCCATGATGGGGTTCAAAGGTGGGCACTTTTTCTGTAGCATGTCTAGTAGGGTAGCAGACGGTAGAACATCCTCCCATCCAGGGCTTAACAACAGAAAGTGGGTGGTAGTTTTTTAGTCTGTTGTCAGGGAAGAGAAACCACAGTCTTTAATAATAGTTAGCCCttatatagtactttttttttttttggaagggctTAGGACCCAGACATAAACCTGGCACAGTGTATGAACATTGGGCTTGGAATTTGGAAgacatcttccagagttcaaatttgatctcggatacttactagctatgtgactgtgggcaagtcatttacccctgtttttgcttcagtttctcagtaaaatgagctggaaaaagaaagagCAAACTGCTCcattctctttgccaagaaaaccccaaataggatcatgaagagtctaGACACGACTGAAAACGAACAACTTAAAGcacctttagttttttttaatttttattattttagggttttttgtttttttttggtaaggcaaccggggttaagtggcttgcccaaggccacacagctaggtaaattattaagtgtctgagaccagatttgaacccaggtactcctgactccagggccagtgctctatccactacaccacctagcagccccttaccTTTAGTtttctaaagcactttgtaactgttaactcattttatcctcacaataactttgaggtagggactattattattctcatcatatagatgaggaaactgaagcaggtgattaaatgacttgcccagaatcatacagctaggaatgtctgaagtaggattggaattcgggtcttcctgactccaggcccatccATCTCCTTCCTTGCTCCTTTGCTGTTCTTTCACTTGGGTTGGACATGgggttttaaaatttctttttatttaaggcaatggggttaagtgacttgcccaaggtcacacagctagacaattattaagtgtctgaggctggatttgaacctgggtcctcttgacttcagggctagttCTCTCTTCACTTTGCCCCCTAACTGCCCAGTTGGACGTGTTTTGATGGGTTCATTATATGACTAGATTCGTGCCTCATTGTTCCTAAACTCTTAGAAATCCTACTCCCAGGACCTCATAACTATTATAAAATAATGCACAGACTtaaatttaaagaacaataattaaatcaaatcaaatcttaTTCCTTATTCCTAGTCTTAATGTCTGCATTGACCTGGTCCTTCCCTCCAGCCCCCACTATCACCACTGAAGGCTTTCCTCAGGGAGATACTATTTTCATCACTGACATCACCAGCCAGCCCCACCTTATCTATCTGAGCTTGACTCCCATCTAGTAGCTCCAGGACAAACCTTGGACCTTCCAGGAAGACTGGAGAGAAAGGATATTTAGATTTCCTCTTTTCCTATGTATACCCACTCCCTTACTCCCAAGTTTGAGAATTTTACTCTTCATAAGGCACCACCATAGGGGAAGCTGAGATAGTCCTATAGGTGGGGACCAGAGGGTAGACAAAGTCAGTGGCAGGATGCTGTAGAAATATTGTGCTTGAAGTTAGGAGATTCTGCAAGGACAAGTGAGCAAATCTCAGTTTCATAAACTATAAAATAGGGTAATCAAAGCCCCTGTTCTCTACTTGTATAACCATCACCCAATTTTAGGACACAGTGgatggcgcagcggatagagtacaggccctgatgtcaggaggacctgaattcgaaTGTGACC from Macrotis lagotis isolate mMagLag1 chromosome 2, bilby.v1.9.chrom.fasta, whole genome shotgun sequence includes these protein-coding regions:
- the H3-3B gene encoding histone H3.3, whose translation is MARTKQTARKSTGGKAPRKQLATKAARKSAPSTGGVKKPHRYRPGTVALREIRRYQKSTELLIRKLPFQRLVREIAQDFKTDLRFQSAAIGALQEASEAYLVGLFEDTNLCAIHAKRVTIMPKDIQLARRIRGERA